A genomic window from Plasmodium malariae genome assembly, chromosome: 10 includes:
- the PmUG01_10015600 gene encoding conserved Plasmodium protein, unknown function, producing the protein VCSFNFNDELTQKKYLILQKSYMNCKNYNVVNKRNQSLSLNHGEQYCDEDPFCNYFLYNSTRQEIRLCYDKKLVLKNPQYDELWLTSIKEKVFDKLSPSLVNSQGICNHKVGKFFFNTLNEAIKDGKEKMQNFMILNFQANDKTEKKIEGYFCEAIDYFVDREGYVVFDFTKLEHPHQSCLRARKCGLRGSVQPDDSKHEQGINPGDVVEVHKF; encoded by the exons GTTTGCAGCTTCAACTTCAATGATGAATTAACGCAAAAAAAATACCTCATTTTACAAA AATCTTACATGAactgtaaaaattataacg tcgttaataaaagaaatcaAAGCCTTAGCTTAAATCATGGAGAACAG TACTGTGATGAAGACCCCTTCTGCAACTATTTCCTATATAACAGTACAAGACAAGAAATACGACTATGCTATGATAAGAAGCTTGTACTAAAGAACCCCCAATACGACGAATT ATGGTTAACAagtataaaagaaaaagttttTGATAAATTATCCCCTTCACTTGTTAATTCTCAAGGGATATGTAATCATAAAGTTGgcaagtttttttttaatacattaaatGAGGCTATAAAGGATGGAAAg GAGAAAATGCAgaattttatgatattaaattttcaaGCGAATGATAAAACGG aaaaaaaaatagaaggaTATTTCTGTGAAGCGATAGATTATTTTGTTGACAGAGAAGGTTACGTCGTTTTTGACTTTACTAAGTTGGAGCACCCGCATCAGTCCTGTCTAAGAGCAAGAAAGTGTGGACTCAGGGGATCG GTGCAACCTGATGACAGCAAACATGAACAGGGCATCAACCCTGGAGATGTTGTGGAGGTCCACAAATTTTAA